One genomic region from Corvus hawaiiensis isolate bCorHaw1 chromosome 21, bCorHaw1.pri.cur, whole genome shotgun sequence encodes:
- the RABEPK gene encoding rab9 effector protein with kelch motifs, whose product MAPRALPLLRPGQRPRSGQWYRLSPRGERPGGRVGFGCLLLPGRVLLLAGADPAGAFADAHFVELAPLRWVPAGWRGLRPRYEHATFLPAAGPPRLWVFGGAHPAGNRSCVQVLDPETGTWESPAVRGVPPRPRTFHTSSAAIGARLFVFGGGDKGAEPVKDQRLHVFDTATLTWSQPDTHGDPPSPRHGHTVVAVGTKLFIHGGLAGDVFYNDLFCIDINDMRWVKILATGDVPGGRASHSSAVFQDHLYIFGGIGPDGTLDTAYKYHTGRQQWTLLQFEPPLPSGRLDHAMCVIPWRAGAHRDTGDPPAGQEPPLAAGDRAGTLQQGLGEDCTEDTFVHLLFVFGGMDTQGQIHRDCLVTLIE is encoded by the exons ATGGCCCCGCGGGCGCTGCCGCTGCTGCGGCCGGGACAGCGGCCGCGCTCGGGACAGTG GTACCGGCTGAGCCCGCGCGGGGAGCGGCCCGGCGGCCGCGTGGGATTcggctgcctcctcctgcccgGCCGcgtcctgctgctggctggtgcCGACCCCGCCGGGGCCTTCGCGGACGCGCATTTCGTGGAGCTGG ccccgcTCCGCTGGGTCCCCGCCGGCTGGCGCGGACTGAGGCCCCGCTACGAACACGCCACGTTCCTGCCCGCCGCCGGTCCCCCGCGCCTCTGGGTCTTCGGCGGCGCCCACCCCGCGGGGAACCGCAGCTGCGTTCAGGTGCTGGACCCCG AAACAGGAACGTGGGAGAGCCCTGCAGTGAGGGGGGTGCCGCCGCGGCCCCGGACGTTCCACACGTCCTCGGCGGCCATCGGGGCCCGTCTGTTCGTGTTCGGGGGTGGAGACAAGGGAGCAGAACCGGTGAAAGACCAGCGGCTTCACGTGTTCGACACAG CCACCCTGACCTGGTCCCAGCCGGACACTCATGGTGATCCCCCTTCTCCTCGGCACGGACACACCGTGGTTGCAGTTGGGACCAAGCTCTTCATCCATGGAGGTTTAGCTGGAGATGTTTTTTACAATGATCTGTTCTGTATCGACATAA ATGACATGAGATGGGTGAAGATCCTGGCCACTGGGGATGTCCCTGGAGGACGGGCATCGCACTCCTCAGCAGTGTTTCAGGACCACTTGTACATTTTTGGCGGAATAGGTCCAGATGGGACACTGGATACTGCGTACAAGTATCACACAG gaaggcagcagtGGACGCTGCTGCAGTTTGAACCCCCACTGCCCAGCGGGAGGCTGGACCACGCCATGTGTGTCATTCCCTGGCGGGCTggggcacacagggacacaggagaCCCCCCAGCTGGGCAAGAGCCACCTCTGGCAGCAGGTGACAGAGCTGGGACCCTCCAGCAGGGCCTGGGTGAGGACTGCACCGAAGACACCTTTGTCCATCTCCTGTTTGTGTTTGGGGGGATGGACACACAGGGGCAGATACACAGGGACTGCCTGGTCACCCTCATCGAGTAG
- the PPP6C gene encoding serine/threonine-protein phosphatase 6 catalytic subunit isoform X1, whose amino-acid sequence MAPLDLDKYVEIARLCKYLPENDLKVRPRRRGRGGPGPGGPGRALPGGPGRAVPVVPAVPAPTPTLPRSLPQRLCDYVCDLLLEESNVQPVSTPVTVCGDIHGQFYDLCELFRTGGQVPDTNYIFMGDFVDRGYYSLETFTYLLALKAKWPDRITLLRGNHESRQITQVYGFYDECQTKYGNANAWRYCTKVFDMLTIAALIDEQILCVHGGLSPDIKTLDQIRTIERNQEIPHKGAFCDLVWSDPEDVDTWAISPRGAGWLFGAKVTNEFVHINNLKLICRAHQLVHEGYKFMFDEKLVTVWSAPNYCYRCGNIASIMVFKDVNTREPKLFRAVPDSERVIPPRTTTPYFL is encoded by the exons ATGGCGCCGCTGGACCTCGACAAGTACGTGGAGATCGCGCGGCTCTGCAAGTACCTGCCCGAGAACGACCTCAAGGTgcggccgcggcggcggggccggggcgggccggggccgggcgggccggggcgggcgctgccgggCGGGCCGGGACGGGCGGTGCCGGTGGTCCCGGCGGTCCCGGCGCCGACCCCGAccctgccccgctccctcccGCAGCGCCTCTGCGACTATGTCTGTgacctgctgctggaagagTCCAACGTCCAGCCCGTCTCCACGCCCGTCACCGTCTGCGGGGACATCCACGGACAG TTCTATGACCTGTGCGAGCTGTTCCGGACCGGCGGGCAGGTCCCCGACACCAACTACATCTTCATG GGGGACTTTGTAGACCGAGGGTATTACAGCCTCGAGACATTCACGTACCTCCTTGCACTAAAAGCCAAGTGGCCTGACCGTATCACGCTGCTGCGAGGCAACCACGAGAGCAGGCAGATCACCCAGGTGTACGGGTTCTACG ATGAGTGCCAAACCAAATACGGGAATGCGAACGCCTGGAGATACTGTACCAAAGTCTTCGACATGCTCACAATAGCAGCT TTAATAGACGAGCAGATTCTGTGTGTGCACGGAGGCCTCTCCCCAGACATCAAGACCCTTGACCAGATCCGGACCATTGAGCGTAACCAGGAAATCCCTCACAAAGGCGCCTTCTGCGATCTGGTGTGGTCAGACCCGGAGGACGTGGACACGTGGGCCATCAGCCCACGCGGGGCGGGCTGGCTCTTTGGGGCCAAGGTCACCAACGAG TTTGTTCACATCAACAACCTGAAGCTGATCTGCAGAGCACACCAGCTCGTCCATGAAGGATACAAATTCATGTTTGATGAGAAGTTGGTAACGGTATGGTCAGCTCCCAACTACTGCTACCGCTGCGGGAACATCGCATCCATCATGGTCTTTAAAGATGTAAATACAAGAGAACCAAAGTTATTCCGCGCAGTTCCAGACTCAGAGCGTGTCATTCCTCCCAGGACAACCACGCCCTACTTCCTCTGA
- the PPP6C gene encoding serine/threonine-protein phosphatase 6 catalytic subunit isoform X2 produces the protein MAPLDLDKYVEIARLCKYLPENDLKRLCDYVCDLLLEESNVQPVSTPVTVCGDIHGQFYDLCELFRTGGQVPDTNYIFMGDFVDRGYYSLETFTYLLALKAKWPDRITLLRGNHESRQITQVYGFYDECQTKYGNANAWRYCTKVFDMLTIAALIDEQILCVHGGLSPDIKTLDQIRTIERNQEIPHKGAFCDLVWSDPEDVDTWAISPRGAGWLFGAKVTNEFVHINNLKLICRAHQLVHEGYKFMFDEKLVTVWSAPNYCYRCGNIASIMVFKDVNTREPKLFRAVPDSERVIPPRTTTPYFL, from the exons ATGGCGCCGCTGGACCTCGACAAGTACGTGGAGATCGCGCGGCTCTGCAAGTACCTGCCCGAGAACGACCTCAAG CGCCTCTGCGACTATGTCTGTgacctgctgctggaagagTCCAACGTCCAGCCCGTCTCCACGCCCGTCACCGTCTGCGGGGACATCCACGGACAG TTCTATGACCTGTGCGAGCTGTTCCGGACCGGCGGGCAGGTCCCCGACACCAACTACATCTTCATG GGGGACTTTGTAGACCGAGGGTATTACAGCCTCGAGACATTCACGTACCTCCTTGCACTAAAAGCCAAGTGGCCTGACCGTATCACGCTGCTGCGAGGCAACCACGAGAGCAGGCAGATCACCCAGGTGTACGGGTTCTACG ATGAGTGCCAAACCAAATACGGGAATGCGAACGCCTGGAGATACTGTACCAAAGTCTTCGACATGCTCACAATAGCAGCT TTAATAGACGAGCAGATTCTGTGTGTGCACGGAGGCCTCTCCCCAGACATCAAGACCCTTGACCAGATCCGGACCATTGAGCGTAACCAGGAAATCCCTCACAAAGGCGCCTTCTGCGATCTGGTGTGGTCAGACCCGGAGGACGTGGACACGTGGGCCATCAGCCCACGCGGGGCGGGCTGGCTCTTTGGGGCCAAGGTCACCAACGAG TTTGTTCACATCAACAACCTGAAGCTGATCTGCAGAGCACACCAGCTCGTCCATGAAGGATACAAATTCATGTTTGATGAGAAGTTGGTAACGGTATGGTCAGCTCCCAACTACTGCTACCGCTGCGGGAACATCGCATCCATCATGGTCTTTAAAGATGTAAATACAAGAGAACCAAAGTTATTCCGCGCAGTTCCAGACTCAGAGCGTGTCATTCCTCCCAGGACAACCACGCCCTACTTCCTCTGA
- the ARPC5L gene encoding actin-related protein 2/3 complex subunit 5-like protein, with protein sequence MARSTLSSRFRRLDIDQYDENRFVEEPEEAAAAEPDASPEVEALLRQGEALRAFHTAIRSSPGNTRNQAMKEQAQGTMLKVLTSFKSSEIEQAVNSLDRNGVDLLMKYIYKGFEKPTENSSAILLQWHEKALAVGGLGSIVRVLTARKTV encoded by the exons ATGGCGCGGAGCACGCTCTCGTCCCGCTTCCGCCGCCTCGACATCGACCAGTACGACGAGAACCGCTTCGTGGAGGAGCccgaggaggcggcggcggccgagCCCGATGCCAGCCCCGAGGTGGAAGCGCTGCTCAGGCA AGGCGAGGCGCTCCGGGCCTTCCACACCGCCATCCGCAGCTCCCCGGGCAACACCAGGAACCAGGCGATGAAG GAGCAAGCCCAGGGAACGATGCTTAAAGTCCTCACatcttttaaaagcagtgaaatAGAACAAGCGGTGAATTCCTTAGACAGAAACGGTGTTGACTTGTTAATGAAGTACATTTATAAAGGATTTGAAAAGccaacagaaaacagcagtgcAATATTACTTCAGTGGCACGAAAAG GCACTGGCAGTAGGAGGCCTGGGCTCCATAGTAAGAGTTCTTACAGCAAGAAAGACTGTGTAA